The following are from one region of the Actinopolyspora halophila DSM 43834 genome:
- a CDS encoding NADH-quinone oxidoreductase subunit A, which yields MLDPYIPLVLMFALAFGFAVFSVAIAPLVGPRRYNRAKLDAYECGIEPSPQPVGGGGRMPVAYYLTAMMFILFDIEMVFLFPYAVSADALGLYGVVAVILFIVTFGFADLYVWRRGGFDWD from the coding sequence GTGCTGGATCCATACATCCCGCTGGTGCTGATGTTCGCGTTGGCGTTCGGTTTCGCCGTGTTCTCGGTCGCGATCGCGCCGTTGGTCGGTCCGCGCCGGTACAACAGGGCCAAGCTCGACGCTTACGAGTGCGGTATCGAACCCTCGCCGCAGCCGGTCGGGGGAGGCGGCCGGATGCCGGTCGCCTACTACCTGACGGCGATGATGTTCATCCTCTTCGACATCGAGATGGTCTTCCTGTTCCCGTACGCGGTCTCCGCCGACGCGCTCGGTCTCTACGGCGTGGTCGCGGTGATCCTCTTCATCGTCACGTTCGGGTTCGCCGATCTCTACGTGTGGCGGCGTGGTGGCTTCGATTGGGACTGA